The region AATCTTTCTGGAATAGGTGTATTTTCTGAAACTCATTCTATTGTTATCAATCAAGGAGAATTTGTATTCCTCGCCCTCTTGATTATATAGTATATTGCTAACCGTGTAATCGTTGTGTACTATTCCTGAATTGTGTAGTTTATGGGTGAATTTTGCAAAAGCCTTCAGCGCTTTTTCCGATTCTTGAATTGAGAGTTCCAATAGTTCGCTTAGCGGTTTGTAGTTGCTGTATGCACTGATGTAGTAACTCTTGTATAGCAGGCCATGTTTGTATGAATTAATATATGCAATGGGTTCGGGTGTTGCGATGCCTTTTCCTAACAAGTGCATCGAGTTTTCAAACGATCTCTGTGATTTGGACTTACGAATTGTTGCGTAAATTAATCGGTTTGCCAGTGTGATCCTTTTGAAGTATTTAATGGTTATTGTGGTTTCATCTTTTTCGATAATTTTTATTTCATTGCGTCCTTTATGCATAAGCCTGCCCAGATTGTCGTAATTGTCTGGTATTTCGGAGATGAATTTGGAAAGGTCTTCGAATTTAGGATTAATATGTATTTCCCATCTCATAAACTTAAAAATTAAAATCCATTTATATGATATGAAATAATCAAAGAAAACCTAGAATGTGAATGTTTAATATTCTACTTCTAGGTTTTCAATGTCAAATTAAAAAAGTGTGAAAAGCATTTTTATTCTGTTGTTACTAGTTTTCAGAGATGAGTTCATTGGTTTTAATTAGTTCGCTTTTTATAACCTCTTTTTTTGTTCTTTTAACCAGTTTGTCGAGGATTACATAAAGCACTGGTACAATAATCATAGAGAGGAACATCGAGCTTGTTAAACCTCCAATCAATACCCAGCCAAGTCCATTTTTCCACTCTGCCCCAGCTCCCGATCCTAAAGCGATTGGAAGTAGTCCTACAACTAACGCTAGGTTGGTCATAAGAATAGGCCTAAAGCGCACCGATGTAGCCTCAACGATTGCATCTTTTGCCTTTTTGCCAAGTTCTTGAGCGTTATTCGCAAAGTCCACGACAAGAATAGCATTTTTCGCTACAAGTCCCATCAGCATAATGATTCCCATGATAGAGAACAAACTCAAACTCTTTGCCGATAGTGCAAGGGCGAGTAGTGCTCCCACTATGGCTAATGGCAATGAGAGCATAACTACCATAGGGTAAACGTAACTATCATATAATGCAACCATGATAAGGTACATAAAGATTATTGACGCTAGTAGGGCAATTCCCAAGCTGGAGAACGATTTGGATTGTTGCTCCATACTACCGGCATACACAACATCTACACCTGCAGGCTTATCGGTTTTTGCCAAACGTTCCTTAATCTCGGCACCAATGGTACCAATGGTTTTTCCTATGGTGTTACCGGCAATACGAACTGATGGTAGTTTGTTGTATCGATTCAGCGTTGATGGGCTTTCTCCTTCTGTGATATTGGCTACCTGCGATAGTTTAATTAGTTGCCCCGCGCGGTTGGTGAATGAGATGTTCTCAACATCGGCTTTACTCTTTCTGTCGAATTCATCAAGAGAGATGAACAGATCGTATTCATTGCTGCCATCGCGGTACTTAAGGTCTCGATTCCCCTCGTATGACATGTACATTTGTTGACCGATCTCTCCAATTGTAAGCCCTAGTTTGGCAAGTTTTTCTCGATCAACCCGAACTACTAATTCTTTATCACCGGCCTCAACTGACGATTCAATATCAACGGTTCCTTCAATGTTTCGTAGTTCATTAGCCACTATTTTGGCATAAGCTTTTGCATCCTCAAAGTTGCTACTGCGAACATATATTTCAATAGGAGTAGAGGTGCTACCGACCATACTAACCTCGCTTACCTTAAACGTAGGACCAACAAATGTTGCACTAAGATCATTTTTGAGTTTTTTCCCGAATAGTTTTGCGCTCAGCTCCCTTTTGTTTTTATCAACAAGTTTTACATTGAATTCAGCACCGTATGGAGTTTCCGTAATCGACATGCTACCACCCTTTGACCCAACCTTGGTGTAAACACTCGATATTTCGGGATATTCAAGCATCTTTTTTTCAATTCCGAGGCAGAAACTGTTGGTTTGTTCAATTGTTGCCGATCTATCGAGTTCCATGGCAATAATAAACTCCCCACGGTCGCCTTGATCCATCATTTCAGTTTGAATAAATCCACCTCCCACTAAGTAGAATGATCCGAACAGGAGTACTGTTGCACCAATCATTGTGGCTAATTTATGTCCTAGTGCCCAATTAAGTGCAGACATAATGAGGTTCTTGAATCCTGTTACAAATTTTTCGAAACCAAGAAGGAACCGATCGAAGAGTCTATTTTTATCCCACACCTTCAATTTCCCGAAACGAGACGTTAATAAAGGAACTAAAGTGAACGATACCAAAAGACTTACAAGTATCGACATAACAATTACCAACGAGAAAGATCGAAGCATTTGCCCGGTCATTCCTGATGTTAAACCAATTGGTAGGAATACTGCAATTAGTACGATGGTGATCGAGGTAACGGTTAGTCCAATTTCCTTGATAGAATCAATTGATGCCTGCCAACGCGATTTACCCATCTCCAGGTGGCGGTAGATGTTCTCGAGTACCACAATGGCATCGTCAACAATTACACCAACAACAATGGACATTGCCAACAGAGTCATGATGTTAAGCGAGAACCCAAATAGCCAGAAGAATGTAAAGGTTGATATAATTGATGTTGGGATTGAAACGAATATGAAAATCAAGTTTCGGAATGTATGCAAGAACAGTAACATCGTAATTGATACAAGAACAATGGCAAATACAAGGTCTACCATAACACCATCTATTGCATCCTGAGTAAAATCCGACAAATCGGTGGCAATGGTGAATTTTAGGTTCTGCTTAGCGTACTCTTTCTCGAAGCTAGCAATTAAAGTCTTAACATTTTTGCTTATTTCAACTGCGTTACCATCGGTTTGTTTTTGAATACTGAGACCTATGGCAGGTTTTCCATTAATACGTGCCAGTTTCGATGCTTTTTTGGTTCCGTCAACAACAGTGGCTACATCGCTTACCTTTATTATTGAGCCATCTTTAGCAGCACCAACAACAAGATTCCTTATCTCATCGAGGTCCTTAAATTTTCCGGCAATACGGATGATCGTTTTGTTGTTATCATCCTTAATTTTTCCTGTCGGAAAATCTACGTTGGCCGCCTCAATCATCTGTTTCACCTGCATTAACGAAATGCCGTATTGCTCTAGTTTTTGTGCATTGGCTTTTATCTCTATTTCGCGCTGATTTCCACCAATAATGTTTACTTGGGCAACACCCTTAACCTGCGAGATTTGAGTTTTTATCTCGTTGTCAATTAAATCGTAGAATTCTTTTTCTGGTATGTTCGAGTTTACCGCAATATCCATAACCGGGAGCATAGTCATGTCGAATTTCATGAACTGGGGCTCTTTGGCATTTTCTGGCAGGTTGTTCTTGATTGCGTTTACCTTCCTTTCACATTCCTGTAACGATACGTCAACATCAATACCATCCTCATAGTTAATAACTACTACCGACATGCTCTCGAAAGAGTATGAGTTTATTTTATCGATCCCTTGAAGTGAGGAAATGGCTTCTTCCACTTTTTCAGTAACCGAACTTTCTACTTCCGATGGTGCTGCGCCCGGGTATACAGTCAGTATGGCGTTAATAGGCACTTCAATTTTCGGGGTGAGTTCCTTATTTAGTAATGTATAGCTGAATATGCCACCCAATGCCAGAATGATAAATATTACTACTGGAATGGTTGAACGTTTTATTGATAGTTCTGTTAATTTCATTTCTTAAGATTTTTCTTTTTACTCAACTCTCCAATTTTATTTTTCGATGATATTAATATCATCACCCTCTTTAAGGTTAAGTTGTCCGCTAATAATTACCTGTTCGCCATCGGTTAATCCATTTAGCACTTCAACTTGCTTGTTGTTACCTTGTCCAATAACAAGATCACGTTTTATGGCTTTTCCGTTTTGAGCAACATAGACAACAGGACTTTCCATGCTGCCAACAATGCTGACTTTGTTTATGATAATTGTTTCATCATTTTTCACTGGAAGAATAGCTTCTGCGTATAGTCCGCTTTTTAGGTGAGCCGATTCGTCGTTGTTTAAAGTAATTTCAACGTTGAACTTCATGGCAGCATCGGCCTTTTCGGCAATAGCAGTAATCTTCCCATTGAATTTTTTCCCGGGGAAAACGCTTAGTTGGACATCAACGGTTTGACCTAATGAGATTTTATAAACCTCGCGCTCTGTAATTTTTATGTTTAGTTTCAGTTTGCTATTGTTAACAATTTCGCAGATTGTTGCTCCCCCACCAATAAATTGACCCACGGTAATGTTGTCGCTATTGATATACCCCGAAATGGGTGCTTTTATACTGGTATTGTCCAATGCTTTGCGAGCATTAGTTAAGTCTGCTTTGGCTTTTTTCAAACCAATGGTTGTTTGCTCTAAATCGCGCTTTGTCACAGCATTTTCCTGTGCAAGGCGGGTTAATCGCTCAACATCTTTCTCGAATTGTGCATAGTTTGCCTCGGCAGTAAGGACGTTTGCTGCAATTACCTCGTCGTCCACTTTTGCTATGATATCTCCAGCAACAACGCGATCGCCTTTCTCCTTATATATTTTTAAAATTTTACCCTGGGTTTCCGATACAAGGTTTAAAACTTCTGCAGCTTCCAGTGTGCCTGTTGCAATAACGTTCTCCAAAAGAACCCCTTTCTTCACGGTTTCCACAGCAACCGGTATTTTTTCGATCTTGCGTTGAGCAAAAGCTATATCGTCTTGGAATTGCTTTTTATTTGCCGTTAATTTTCCAACAATAAGCACTATGGCTGCAATTACTATTATAAAAGCAAAGATGTGTGATTTTCTGATTTTCATATCTTAAGATGTTAATGTTTCGATTATTGGTTTACTAGTGATTTCAAGTTTCCTGAAGCCTGAAGCATTTTTATTTCGGCTGTTTTGCATTTCAGTATTTGCTGATTATATGAGTTGTCGGCTTGTAAAAAGTCCGAATTCACATTTAGCAAATCTGCCATTGATGCCATGCCCTCATTGTATTGCAGTGCTGTTTGGTTATATACTTTTAATGCCAAATCTCTATTGTCTTTCTGAGCATTAAGCATACTTTGCGAAGTTTGATACTCTAGATATGCGTTATTGTAGTTAACCGCTAGCAAATCTTTCGTTTTCAGAATATCCTCTTTGAGTTGAGCCTGCTTTAGTTGCGTTTGTTTCAGTTTTGAGTAATTTACCCCAGAACTAAAAATGGGCATCGAGAGGCTGAGTCCAAAGGTTGTTGTGTTGCTCCAATCGCTAATTTTCGACTTGGTGTTGTATGATGAGTAGCTAAGTTTGCCAAATGCTGCTAGGGTAGGGTAAAACTTTGCTTTCGATAGTTTTACTTGCTGTCCATATATTTCATCCTGCTTTAGCAATGCTTGGTAGGAGGGTACATTTTCAATTACAAAGTTTGGGTTCGGTTGATTGCCAATAAAATCGTTCACTAAACTTACGGTATCAATGGTTAGCAGTGTATCGCTAGGCATTCCAGCCAATGCTTTTAGGTAGTTTATCTGAATGCTTGCACCATTTTGAATTGTTTGGCGCGTAACCTCAAGGTTTGAGATGGTTACTTTTAATCGGCTTACCTGACTTTCCTTTACCAGATCATTCTGGTAATTTAGTTCAGCTATACGATGAATTTCTTTAAGATTGCTGATTGACTTATCAACTGTCTGTAGCTGAAGTATTAATGAACCGGCTTGGTAGTATCCCGTTGCAACTTCAGCAATTATATCCTCTTCGCTTTTTGCTTTTAGGATCGAGTATAGTTCTTGAGTTTTCTTGGCGGTTTTAAGTCCTACCCAGTACGACTGGCTGTAAATCAACTGGGTTATCTGGACTCCTGCACTGGCAGTGTATAGTGCGTCAATACTGTTCAACTGGTTTACCATGCCGGTAAGTTGGTCTTTAATATTTTGCCGTATATCATCGCTTACGCCTTCATTTATAAGCATATCGACAATTCCTCCGAGTTTAATGGAGGCGGAGTCCGAAATTCCAAAGTTGGGGAGCAGCATCTTGCTGTAGCTGGCCGATGCTTCCACTTGTGGAAGCCCATAACCAATTGCCTCTTTACGGATATAGTCAGCCTCTTTAATTTGTAGTTCAGCCTTCTTAATATTTCGGCTGTGCTGAAGCGTGTAGTTGACCAAATCGGTCAATGTTGTTTGTCCGTTCACTTCGTATACAAGCAAACCCAGGCTAATAACTAAAAAAAACTTTAATACTTTTTTTCTCATATAGATTGATTGTTGTTTTAATTGTTATTTAAAACCGACCATGCGGTATTTTTTTAAATATTGAAAAAATTATTCTTCAAGTTGTGTTTAAACTTTAATACATTTATAGAGTTCTCTTAGTTGTTTGGCATACATTGTTATAGC is a window of Tenuifilaceae bacterium CYCD DNA encoding:
- a CDS encoding multidrug ABC transporter; protein product: MKLTELSIKRSTIPVVIFIILALGGIFSYTLLNKELTPKIEVPINAILTVYPGAAPSEVESSVTEKVEEAISSLQGIDKINSYSFESMSVVVINYEDGIDVDVSLQECERKVNAIKNNLPENAKEPQFMKFDMTMLPVMDIAVNSNIPEKEFYDLIDNEIKTQISQVKGVAQVNIIGGNQREIEIKANAQKLEQYGISLMQVKQMIEAANVDFPTGKIKDDNNKTIIRIAGKFKDLDEIRNLVVGAAKDGSIIKVSDVATVVDGTKKASKLARINGKPAIGLSIQKQTDGNAVEISKNVKTLIASFEKEYAKQNLKFTIATDLSDFTQDAIDGVMVDLVFAIVLVSITMLLFLHTFRNLIFIFVSIPTSIISTFTFFWLFGFSLNIMTLLAMSIVVGVIVDDAIVVLENIYRHLEMGKSRWQASIDSIKEIGLTVTSITIVLIAVFLPIGLTSGMTGQMLRSFSLVIVMSILVSLLVSFTLVPLLTSRFGKLKVWDKNRLFDRFLLGFEKFVTGFKNLIMSALNWALGHKLATMIGATVLLFGSFYLVGGGFIQTEMMDQGDRGEFIIAMELDRSATIEQTNSFCLGIEKKMLEYPEISSVYTKVGSKGGSMSITETPYGAEFNVKLVDKNKRELSAKLFGKKLKNDLSATFVGPTFKVSEVSMVGSTSTPIEIYVRSSNFEDAKAYAKIVANELRNIEGTVDIESSVEAGDKELVVRVDREKLAKLGLTIGEIGQQMYMSYEGNRDLKYRDGSNEYDLFISLDEFDRKSKADVENISFTNRAGQLIKLSQVANITEGESPSTLNRYNKLPSVRIAGNTIGKTIGTIGAEIKERLAKTDKPAGVDVVYAGSMEQQSKSFSSLGIALLASIIFMYLIMVALYDSYVYPMVVMLSLPLAIVGALLALALSAKSLSLFSIMGIIMLMGLVAKNAILVVDFANNAQELGKKAKDAIVEATSVRFRPILMTNLALVVGLLPIALGSGAGAEWKNGLGWVLIGGLTSSMFLSMIIVPVLYVILDKLVKRTKKEVIKSELIKTNELISEN